In one window of Helianthus annuus cultivar XRQ/B chromosome 17, HanXRQr2.0-SUNRISE, whole genome shotgun sequence DNA:
- the LOC110920712 gene encoding traB domain-containing protein — translation MNGLTQSRALVNSVELHLSNPHRYTKISSSPAVVLLFRQISGNFPAKIHTFTHNHTSQQFAVPPKLQRRSTACFCHRYSTAMDSDSHPHSPEVQVTTKTSDDAASFSSLDDRSVVADEENFEANENEAGGEQQIVLPEELSRSVVKLSCESSAEGGNCDVYLVGTAHVSMESCQEVEAVISFLKPQVVFLELCSNRVAVLTPQNLKVPTMGEMVDLWKKNHNTFGILYSWFLAKVASRLEVFPGSEFRVAYEEAMKYGGKVVLGDRPVNITLRRTWSKMPLWHKTKLMYSLMFQSIFLPSPVRLNEMLKELDDVDMLTLVIQEMSKQFPTLMETLVHERDKYMSSSLLKVAREHGSVVAVVGKGHLQGIQKYWKQPVEVRELLELPSTKPAISVSKVLSTVGVAVAGVAIISGIYLSSRK, via the exons ATGAATGGACTAACTCAGTCACGCGCCCTGGTCAACTCGGTCGAGTTACACCTATCAAATCCCCACCGTTACACCAAAATCTCGTCGTCACCGGCCGTCGTCTTATTATTCCGGCAAATCTCCGGCAATTTTCCGGCGAAAATACACACTTTCACACACAATCACACATCACAACAATTCGCCGTACCTCCAAAACTCCAACGAAGATCCACCGCCTGTTTCTGCCACCGTTATTCGACGGCGATGGATTCCGATTCGCATCCGCACTCACCGGAAGTTCAGGTAACGACGAAAACCTCCGATGACGCAGCGAGTTTTTCGAGTTTGGATGATCGGAGCGTTGTTGCCGATGAAGAGAATTTTGAAGCGAATGAAAATGAAGCTGGAG GTGAGCAACAGATTGTGCTACCTGAGGAGCTATCACGGAGTGTGGTGAAGCTTTCGTGTGAATCCTCTGCTGAGGGAGGAAATTGTGATGTTTATCTGGTTGGAACGGCACATGTGTCTATG GAGTCCTGTCAAGAAGTGGAAGCCGTTATCAGTTTCTTGAAACCACAG GTTGTGTTTCTAGAGTTGTGCTCAAATCGTGTGGCCGTACTCACTCCTCAGAATCTAAAG GTACCTACAATGGGAGAAATGGTGGACTTATGGAAGAAAAACCACAACACATTTGGAATTTTGTACAGCTGGTTTCTTGCCAAG GTTGCTAGTAGGCTTGAGGTTTTCCCTGGTAGTGAGTTTCGTGTTGCGTATGAAGAAGCCATGAAGTATGGCGGAAAGGTGGTTCTTGGTGACCGTCCAGTAAAC ATAACATTACGCCGGACTTGGTCAAAAATGCCACTGTGGCATAAAACAAAGTTGATGTATTCCTTGATGTTCCAGTCAATATTTTTACCAAGCCCCGTACGCCTTAATGAAATG TTGAAGGAATTGGATGACGTGGACATGCTGACACTTGTAATTCAAGAGATGAGCAAGCAGTTCCCTACTCTAATGGAAACCCTCGTACATGAGAGAGACAA GTACATGTCTTCCAGCTTGCTGAAGGTAGCACGCGAGCATGGTTCCGTGGTTGCAGTTGTCGGCAAAGGGCACCTTCAGGGGATACAAAAGTACTGGAAGCAGCCTGTCGAG GTGAGGGAGCTGTTGGAGTTGCCTTCAACAAAACCAGCTATTTCGGTGTCAAAAGTTTTGTCGACGGTTGGAGTGGCGGTGGCAGGGGTGGCTATTATTTCCGGAATCTATCTTTCTAGCCGGAAATGA